A region of the Pseudorca crassidens isolate mPseCra1 chromosome 9, mPseCra1.hap1, whole genome shotgun sequence genome:
atgtgtgtgtgtgcggggggcCAGGCATGTGTGTGTTTAGTGCTCACTGCGGCTGGAATCAAAGTAGAGCAGACATGCTGTGATCCCTTCACAGACTACAAATTAGCTCACAATGATGAAGGCGTCAGTGGGCCTGAGAAGTGTTCCAGAACCTTTGAGTGCTGACCTTGATTTGAGCTTGAGGCTCTGAACATACACCATTTATCACTCTATTCACTCTTCCTTATATTTGCCTGGTATGTCTGAGCTTTTTATGCCTTATTACAACTTGAAGCCTTGTCCCTGCAGGGTTATGGTAATAGAATGAGAAACCTGTTTCACTCTTTAATCATACCAAGTAGCAACAGTGAAACAAAGCAGCAACTCTTGCCCTGAGGCTTGGATGGTGGTGGCTGCCACAGTTGTCCATACAAAAGAGTGGCTCATAGGCCATCCATGGCAGAGGAAGGCATAAGAAAGAAGACacaactccaataaagatgttaaaaaaaaaaaaaagaaagaagacacaatTGAAGAATTTAGGTGTATATGTATACAGcagaatattacccagccataagaACAACATGGATTgatctggagggtattatgcttggttaaataagtcagacagagagagacaaatactgtatgttgtcacttttatgtggaatctgaaaaacaaaacaaattaatataaataaagaaaaagagactcacagatatagagagcaaactaTTGGTTAGCAGTGGGAAGAGATGAGAGGGGAGGGTCAGGatggggtagggaattaagaggtacaaactaccatgtataaaacagatgagcaacaaggatgtattgtatagCACTGGagttatagccattatcttgtaatagcttttaatggagtataatctataaaagtactaaataaatcactatgctgttcacctgaaactaatattatagtgtagatcaactatacttcaattaaaatgaattaaattaaaattaaaatcaaaagaatttaGGGAAACCAcctctgaaaacaggaaatggTAGGGGAATTCTTTAAGTAGGTGCTATTTCTGTCAGTCAAGACGGCAAAATTGTAGCCTTGACAATTTGGCTCTTTACAGGAAAATATAGACCTATTCTACACTATTATTTAGTAAGTTCCATGAGTTTTCCATGACACAGGTTTCCTGAAAAGATACGTCCAAACTTCCCCAGAAGTGGTCCTTTCATGTACATATGCCTGACCTCTGATATCAGGAGTCTGAAATAGGGTCTTGAAAAGAGtacaaatgtaaaacaatgataAAGTTAACAGAGGTTTCAATTGAATAAAATGAAACTCAAAACCTAAAGGTCAAACCAAATGTGGggttggtttttttggttgtttttgtttttaacatttcaaaCATTTGAAAGACATCTTTCCCCAGAAGTCAACatgtaaaatttttttcccaaggatAGCACAATAGTAAGATCCTCTTTGCTTCAAGGTtttagaaaagaatgaatataaatggaaaatgtttaaattctATCTTTTTTACCCTGATAATCTTTTTTGGGCATATAATCCTGCCCTAACCTCCTGATAGCAAAGCAAGAACCAAGATTTTCTTACATGTCTGAGAATAATCAGAGTGAATTTGTTCAAAGCGCTGGATGGGGCTTGGGACAGGTCAAAGGGTTGAGGAATCTTTATTTATCTAACAATGATGGAGACAATATTTTGGAAAATGGAGACATGAAAGTGGGAATTGTATGTATTTCTTTGGAACAATGAGAAATAGAGACGTCCTTTTCTTCTAGTTcacctaaaaattattttagttggAGTTTCAGAGCCTTCGAGCTGAAAGGATGAGAGATTTTTGTTAAACATGTGTTGCCAATGAtgacaaaggagagagaaaggtgaTTCTAGACATCAAGCTGCCCGAATCAGGAGATTCTAAGGTAGGAGAAACATGGTGAGTAAAAATTGTATGGCCCTTTCCTTACTGAAAGGAAATTAGAATTCAGGAAGCGGGCAAGATGCAGAAGGTAGAGATGAGGAAAAGTAGGGAAAATAACTAATAGGGGCACTTGAGATCTTCTGCTGAGCTCAGACGTGCTTGctccttttgcttttttcattgaattttttaatAGTAAGAAGCAGAACTCTATACTTATAGAGAAGTTTTTCCTGCCTAAGAAGTTAACAGGATTTATTACAtggagaaaaaagagggagaaggcatATTGGAAAAGATGTACATATAGAGGAATGAATTTTAGTAAAAgaaggagcaaacaaacaaaaatatatagaaaaatagaatGATGGGTGATGAATTTAAATAAGAGAAATTGTTATAAACACAGCATTCTTAGTGGCCtaggggaggaaaagaaataatctGAGCCAAGGTTAGAATGCCTTTCCACATTTTTACCCCTCCTTTTAAATCATGGAGAAGCTTCTCTGTTCTCCAAGATCCTTTCCCAGGTCAGTCCAGGAAGAAACAAGTTATATGCCTCTGTTTAGTCTTTGAAAACATTGTTTCCCTCAGGGTTACTAAAACCTTGGAGTTGTGATcaattttttacttatttgtgtTTCTTACTATACTGAGAGATCTCTGTTTCATCCCAAACTCTAATAGACGAACTATCTCACAGGACCTCTTGATTCATatttctatcattatttatttggtcataaattaagaaaaaaatgaatgagtagatgaatgaatgaatgaatatttgttttcttaccaGAAGGATTTAATCCCaatcaagagaagaaaagagatacaTCCTTAGAACTAGGGCAGAGGTTTTAGCCATGCTGTCCTTGTAATAATTTTGCATATTCTGAAGGCACAGGATATGATCCATCCATAGAGTCTTCAGTTGAATCACAGTGGGCAAATCCCTTCCACATTCTGGACCTCAGATTCTTCATTTGTATactaagaaaatagaagaggCAGTCTCTAAGAGATTACTACATTGTGATTCTAAAAATTGTACAAGTAAACTTGCCAAGGATGATGATTTTAGGAGCAATTTGTATTGCTGGAATGAGTGGGACCTGGAGATACCCACAGAGAGGGCTGAAGGCCTAGAGTCAGTGCCAGGAATGCCAAGGAGACGTATGACTGTCATCATTCAAGCCTCACCCTGTGGAACCACACCCCAGGCTGGGCCAATCTGGTCACAGaagcagggagggcaggaggcagggctgggcatAAAAGGAAGAGCGAGGCCAGCGGCTGCTTACACTTGCTTCTGACACAACCGTGTTCACTAGCAACTACACGAACAGACACCATGGTGCATCTGACTGGTGAGGAGAAGTCTGCCGTCACTGCCCTATGGGGCAAGGTGAACGTGGAGGAAGTTGGTGGTGAGGCCCTGGGCAGGTAGGTATCCAGCTTACAAGGCAGGCTTAAGGAGAGTGAATGGCAGTTGGGCACGTGGGGACAGAAAAAGCCCCTGAGATTCTGACAGGTGCTGACTCCCTCTGTCCTTTTGCTGTTTTCACCCCTTAGGCTGCTGGTTGTCTACCCCTGGACTCAGAGGTTCTTTGAGTCTTTTGGGGACCTGTCCACTGCTGATGCTGTTATGAAAAACCCTAACGTGAAGAAACATGGCCAAAAGGTGCTAGCCTCCTTTGGTGAGGGTCTGAAGCATCTCGATGACCTCAAGGGTACATTTGCTGCGCTGAGTGAGCTGCACTGTGACAAGCTGCACGTGGATCCTGAGAACTTCAGGGTGAGTCTATGGGACCATCAAtgttctccttcttctttttgtgGTCAAGCTCGTGTCATGGGGAGAGGGCTCAATGGCAGGATGCAGTTTAGAATGGAAGAGAGGTATTCTGGTTATGGCACTATGGACTCCTTGGgaccattttgtttattttagtttattttaccCTGTTTGCTCACAACCATCACCTCCTCTTATTCATTCTTGTTCTCCTCTGTTTGTCCTCTTGCAATGCCTTCTccttttttaatcacactttattttgattgtctaattttttttttttttttgcgatatgcgggcctctcactgttgtggcctctcccgttgcagagcacaggctccagacacgcaggctcagcggccatggctcacgggcctagctgcctcgcggcatgtgggatcttcccggaccgaggcacgaacccgtgtcccctgcatcggcaggcggactcttaaccactgcgccaccagggaagccctgagtgtctaatttttaaaaaagactttctttttttatccacTTAAAAAATGTTATCTAATATTTTCCTCTTATCTCTTCCTTTTGAAGGAAGGAGGATAAAATGTTGTATTGCTTCTTGAAATGGtcctaaagaataaaaatgaaaacacgttCTGGattaaggcagaaagagagaaacctttctaaatataaattcaGGCTGATATGGATGGGTTCACATCAGTAGTAACACCTACACTTCAGCTACCTTTCTGCTTATACCCTAGGGACACAGTTTGGGATGAGACTTAAATACTCTAAGCTGAGTCCCTCTACTAACCATGCTCTTGCTTTTTATCTCTCCCACACAGCTCCTAGGCAACGTGCTGGTGGTTGTGCTGGCTCGCCACTTTGGCAAGGAATTCACCCCGGAGCTTCAGTCTGCCTATCAGAAGGTGGTGGCCGGTGTGGCTAATGCCTTGGCCCACAAGTACCATTGAGATCCTGGCCTATTTCTTGGTGACCATCGGAAGACCATATTTCCCTAGATTCTATTTTCTGAACTTGGGGAAATAATGTCTACCCTCAAGGGTATGGCTTCTGCCTAATAAAGAACTTTCAGCACAATTTCCTGATTCCTTTTACTCATTTCTTTCCCTAAGGATATGGGAAGGTCCCTGAAGGTCTGCAGATAGGGTGTCTTTGTGTCTTATACAAAGAGGTCaagggaaatgagaaaaggaaggGGGCCATACACAGTCAGTAATGGATGAAACTTCTATCTTAGAGCGTAAAAACTGTCAAGAAGGCTTGAAATATAGAGTGGATACCGGCATTACAGGGGCTCTATGGTAGACCTCAAACCTAAGAGAGAAACTTCAGGTTAATGCTCTGATCCATTTTCAGTAATTACTCAAAAAATAATGTGCTCAATCAGAGACATAATTGTTGCTCAAAGTCTTGTTATGTCTCCTTTTGTCCTACTTCTCTTGCTTGCATGCTGTAGGCAGCAATGCTATACTACATCAGATGTTCCTGTTCTAAGGCATTACCTCCCTCTCTCACTTGCCCCAAAAGACCTCAAAATTAACCCTACCCTCCCTGCTCACATTCCACCTGCTCACATATCTTTTGACCCTGGTCTCAATGAACTTTCCAGTATTGCCTAAGGAAATTTTTCCATACCCCCCACCCACCTTCACCCacttttcacttttcttcctaTCAAGCACACTCACCCTCCATGCTGTATAAGCGTTTCTGTGTATTTTGTACTATCCTACGTGACTACTGTGCCTTTTACAGTAGGTCCTCCATAGACAGTAAATGTATACTTATTAAATGAAgtaatcaatgaatgaataattatttCTTGTCTTAGAACTCCTGGGAGTAGAGGACAATCCAAACAATAGACCATTGCATAGGGTTTCTTTGTGTTAATGCACAAAGAAAGTAAACCACTGAGGAAGCATATAGGAAAGTAAACCACTCATCAGACATTTGCTGTGTCATCATAGGTAATAAAGTATCTTTGAGcattaattttgtcaaatgtaaCATTAGAAGGATTTAGAGAACCTTCTAACTTATATGCATTTCTTTAAATCTATATCATGTTCCTGTTGATTAATTTTAGACTTACCTGACTACCTGAAATAGAACATGTTGCTTCCATCTATAAAAGGTGTTTTTATAATAATTCTGTTTTACCACCAGGTTATAGACAATGCATTACAGTTTACTGTTTCACCACTATATTGTGAATTAACTGAAGGCAGaagattttttaagtatttatttgtttcttctcagGTCattgcacacagtaggcactgagAACGCTTTACATCCCAACAGTATGTTTAAGAACCACCTGGTTACATCCCAGAAGCAGAGGAGCCTCAGGAGAATTTTAGGAAGTTTCCTTTCACACTCTTGAGCACAGAAAAGTCATCATAAGAATCAGACCTTAGGAGACAAAGAGATTTTCCAAGGATTAGAAAG
Encoded here:
- the LOC137231303 gene encoding hemoglobin subunit beta: MVHLTGEEKSAVTALWGKVNVEEVGGEALGRLLVVYPWTQRFFESFGDLSTADAVMKNPNVKKHGQKVLASFGEGLKHLDDLKGTFAALSELHCDKLHVDPENFRLLGNVLVVVLARHFGKEFTPELQSAYQKVVAGVANALAHKYH